Genomic window (Luteibacter yeojuensis):
TTCTGGGGGGCCAGCAAATGCCGTGCCAGCCACGCCGCGGCGCGCCTTCGCCAGGTTGCCGCGTTCCCGTGCAGGGGCTTGCGGGCAGGCACCACCGATGGGCCGGACGAATGGGTTGCGACGGGTGACATAGACGAAGCACTCTGAAATGTGCCACTCACGATGCCATCGCATGCTTATTTCTTCCTGTCGGCAAAATGACGATTCCCCTACGCTGCGCTTAGCGGGCCCTTAGTTTCGGATACGATTGCAAATCGTTCTCATTAAACTTACGATAGGCAGCCAGACGGGTCCCGTACCCGCGCACGCCCGACCCAGGGACAACAGGAGTCTTGCCCTCGCACCACCCCGGTGACGCGCGAGCGGTGGCGTATGCGCGAACGAAGGCCGTTCCCTTCATTCGCACAAGGAATCGATCCATGGCCTTCATCACGAGCCGGAAGCACGGCGCTCCCGCCGCGCGCACCGTCGGCACCGCCGTTCTTCTCGCCCTCGCCCACGGTGCCACCGCTGCGGAGGTTCCCGTCGACGTCCCCGCGCCCCCGCAGCAGGCCAAGGTCAACGACGCGCAGGCATTGCCCGGCATGAAGGTCGAGGCCGACCGCTCCAGCGACTACCGCGTCGACAAGGTTTCCTCGCCGAAATTCACCCAGTCGCTGCTCGACACGACGCAGACCATCCAGGTCATCGGCAAGCAGCTGATCCAGCAGCAGGGCGCCACCACGCTGACGGAAGCGCTACGGAACAGCCCCGGCGTGGGCACCTTCTTCGTCGGCGAAAACGGTTCGACGAACACCGGCGATTCCATCTATATGCGCGGCTTCGACACGTCCGGCAGCATCTTCGTGGACGGCGTGCGCGACCTGGGCACCGTCTCGCGCGATGTCTTCAACATCGAACAGGTGGAAGTCACCAAGGGCCCGGACGGCACCGAATACGGGCGCACCGCGCCGACCGGCGCCGTGAACCTCGTGACCAAACAGCCCGTGCTCGGGAATGGCGTTTCCGGCTCCGTGCAGTTCGGCAGCGGGCAGCGCCGCCGCGCCACGGCCGACTGGAACCAGTCGATGGGCAACGATGCCGCCTTCCGTCTCAACGTGATGGGCCAGGAAAGCGGCGTCTACGGCCGCGACCAGGTGGAAACCAACCGCTGGGGCATCGCGCCGTCGCTCGCCTTCGGTCTGGGCACGCCTACCCGCGTCTACCTCGATTACCTGCACATCAAGCAGAACAACGTGCCCGACGGCGGCGTGCCGACCATCGGCCTGCCCGGCTACACCAGCCCGGATTCGCGTACGTTCCTCGACCATGCCCGCAAGGTCGACCAGGACAACTTCTACGGCACGAGCCAGGACCACGACCATGTCACCCAGGACATGTTCACGGTGATCGTGGAGCACGATGTCAGCGACACGCTCACGCTGCACAACACCTCGCGCTGGGGTCGCACCACGCAGGACTACCTGCTCACCTCGTTCCTGGGCTCGGCGGCCAACCTGCGGACGCCGGATCCGGCCGATCCGTTCGCCTGGACGATCGCGCGCAGCAATCCCACGTTCAAGCACCAGTCCAACCGCATCGCCACCAACCAGACCAACCTGACCGCCTCGATCGGCAGCGGCGCCGTGACGCAGGACATCAGCACCGGTATCGAACTGACCCAGGAGCGCGCGCGCACGATCGGCCTGGGGGCGCTCGGCGGCAGCACCTGGCCTGCCGCCAACCTTTATCGTCCGTATTCGAACGTCGGCGGCTTGCACTACGGCGAAACCGGCGCGACCAGCCAGGGGAAGACGACCACCGCGGCGGCCTACTTCTTCGACACCGTGAAATTCGGCGAGCACTGGAAGGTGAACGCGGGGGTGCGTGTCGACCACTACAAGACCGAATTCGACAGCCTGGTCGTCTGCGGCGGCCGCAGCGGTCCGGCCTGCGGCACCCTTCCCGCGGGCAGCGTGCTGCCCGGTGTGGATGCGAAGAAGAGCGACAACCTGGTCAACTACAAGGTCGGCGTGCTCTACAAGCCCGCCGCCAACGGCAGCATCTATGCCAACGTCGCGCAGTCGCAGGAGCCGCCGGGCGGCAATACGCTCACGCTCTCATCGTCGGCCAACAGCGCGGACAACCCCCGTTTCGATCCGCAGAAGGCGCGCACCGCCGAGGTCGGCACGAAGTGGGACCTGCTCGGCGAAAAGCTGCTGCTCACGGCGGCGCTCTACCGCACCACGGTGACCAACGAGCTGGTGCAGGACCCGACCGACCTCCTTTACTACCAGGTCGGCAAGAAGCGCGTGCAGGGCGTGGAGATATCCGCGCTGGGCAAGCTCACCGACGACTGGGCGGTGAGCGCCGGCTTCACCACGATGGATGCCACCGTCGAGAAGGGCGCCGGCGTCACCGCGAACGGCTCCGACGACCTCGCCTACACGCCGAAGCGCGCGTTCACGGCGTGGACCACCTATCACCTGCCGTTCGACCTCACGATCGGCGGCGGTGCCCGTTACTCGGGCGAGTTGCAGCGGGGCACGGATGGCGCGGTGGGCACGCCCGCCTATACGAAGGCCTACTGGGTGTTCGATGCGATGGCCAGCTACCCGATCAACCGCCACGTCGACGTCCAGCTGAACGTCTACAACCTGTTCGGCAAGACCTACGTCGCGGCGATCAACAAGAGCGGTTACCGCTACACTCCGGGCACGCCCCGCTCGGCCATGCTGACCGCCAACGTCCGCTTCTGATCGAAAGGAAACCGCCATGCTGATGCACGTACCGGAAGTCCTGAGCAAGGAACAGGTCGCCGGGATGCGCGCGTCGATGGAAAGCGCCGAATGGACCGACGGGCGGCAGACCGTCGGTCCGCAAGGCGCGCTGGTGAAACGCAACCTGCAGCTGCCCGAGGGGTCGGCGCTGCGCCGCGAACTGGGTGCGCTCGTCGTCGCGGCGCTGGGCCGCCACCCGCTCTACCATGCGGCGGTCTTGCCGCTGCGCACGCTGTCGCCGCGTTTCAACCGTTACGAAGGTGGCGGCGAGTACGGCTTCCATATCGACGGCGCCGTCATGGCCACCGCCGATGCCGACACGCACGTCCGCAGCGACGTTTCCTGCACGCTGTTCCTCAGCGAGCCGGAGGAATACGATGGCGGCGAGCTGATCGTGAGCGATACCTATGGCGAGCATGAGGTGAAGCTGCCCGCCGGCGACGCCATCGTCTATCCCTCGTCCAGCCTGCACCGCGTCGCCGCCGTCACCCGCGGCGCGCGCATCGCGTCGTTCTTCTGGGTGCAGAGCATGGTCCGCGACGATGGCGCGCGCCGCCTGCTGCTGGAAATGGACACGGCCATCCGCACGTTGTCGGCGGATGGCGCGGACCAGGCTTCGATCCTGCAGCTGACCGGCGTGTATCACAACCTGCTTCGACGCTGGGCTGAGACCTGAAAGGTTTGGGGTTATTGCGGGAGCCGGCTATACCGGTGTTCCGGCGAACTCATGCCGTGACGGAAATATGCACGGAACGATCCTCCATCATCTTCATGCGCTCGAGCAAGCCGGTGTAGAACGTTGCCAGCAGATCGAATCCGTTATTCCGGTCGAACTCGATCATGCCTTCGATCTGCGCACGAAGGTCGATGGGAGTGTCGGGCGCGCGTTCGAAAATGCCTGATGGAAGGGAAGTACTGAGGGCTGTCGCATCGAGCAGATCGATCTGCTCGCTGAAGATCATTTCGTCGAGGTATTCCTGCAGCTGCCGGGGCGTTACCCTCGAGAAATCGATACGATTCGATAACGGCGGGCGATCCTGCTTCCTGGACTCCTGCGGCTGAGGGCCTTGAGAGGGTCGCATGGCTTTCGAGGCATCACCTGGAACCGGAGAACACAACGGTGTGATATGCATGGTCTGCTCCTTGGGTTGGTCGACCAACAAGAACAGATGGAGAGTCCGGGTTTAAGGGGCCTTTCGTCTTGGAAGTGAAATACCCACCGCAATTCACGATCATCACTTACATGCACGGGCGCGCCGATTTACCGCACCCAACAATAGGCACTTTACCTTCGCGAGGTTGCGGGCCTGACTGGTCGAGGTGAACTTACCTTGACGCCATGCTGGTCAAGGCCAATCCGGCCAATCCAAGGACAATGCATGAAAACCCTCAGCATCGCGGCAGCCGCAATAGCGGCGACCCTACTTTGTGATTTCGCGCAAGCCAACAATCTCTCCAGTGTTTATGTCTATTCCGTAGACTCTACCCAGGGCGGTACGGAAACGCTGTCTCCCTGGGCCTCGTCCACGTCCCGGAATCATGGCGGTGCAAGGATGCATATCACGACCGAGGAAATCGGTTACGGGAACAACGCTCAAGCCCGGCTACTCGGCTTCAATCTTCGCGAGATCCAGACACAGCCTCTCTGCAACGTTCGCGGCTATGCAAGGCCGTGCAACGGTCGCGGGACGATCGTCGGCTATCGCCGCACATGGGACGCGAGCGGCCGTGACGGCGGTAACTTCGACTACATGGTGATCCCCAATGGGGTCGGTGGCGTGCGGCGAGTAAACCTTCAGGTGAAATAGAGCTGCTCTAACCGGTGCCTGTTCCTTTCCAACAGAACACCTTATCGTTCAGAGCCGCTAGACGTCGCCCTCGCCCCGGTGACTGGAGTCGAGGGCATTCGAGCGGATAAGGCCCGGCAGAGCCTGCCCCGGCGAAGGCCGGGGGCAGGGGCGGCGGGTGGCACGACGGCGACGTGGTGACGGGGACGGCTCGGGGAGCGGATAATTGGCACCCCCTGATGTCCTGGCTCCCTAAAGCATGTTCCAACCCGGTCAACGCTGGATCTCCACTGCCGAGCCTGAGCTCGGCCTCGGCACCATTCTTCGCGTGGAAGGACGCAGCGTGCAGGTGCTGTTCGCCAAGTCCGGCGTCCTTCGTCCCTATGCCACCGACAGCGCGCCGCTGATCCGCGCCGAATTCCGTGCCGGCCAGCGCGTATCCGGCAAGGGCATCGCTTTCCTGGTCGAGCGCATCGAGGAACGCGAGGGCCTCTTCGTTTACCGCGGCGAAGGCCGCGAACTCGAGGAGGGCCAGCTCGACGACGAACAGGCACTGTCGCAGGCCGACGACCGCCTCATCGGCGGCCGCACCGACCCGAACGACCGCTTCGACCTGCGCCTGGAAGCCCTGAGCCGCCGCGCCGATGCGCGCCGCTCGGCCGCCTGGGGCCTGGAATCCGCGCGGATCGGACTCGTGCCGCACCAGCTGCGTGTGGCGGGCATCGCCTCGGCGCGCCGCCCGCCCCGCGTGCTGCTGGCCGACGAGGTGGGCCTGGGCAAGACCATCGAGGCGGGCATGATCCTCGCCCGCCAGCTGGCCACGGGTCGCGCGGGGCGCGTGCTCGTGCTGTTGCCGGAGACCCTCGTCTACCAGTGGTTCGTGGAACTGCTGCGCCGCTTCAACCTGTCCTTTGCCATCTTCGACGAAGAGCGCTGCGAGGCCATCGAGCAGGCCAACGACGGGCGCAATCCGTTCGAGGACGAACAGCTCGTCATCGCCGATTTCGCCTTCCTGGAATCGTCGCCGAAGCGCGCGGGCCAGCTGGCCGAGGCCGGCTGGGACCTGATCGTGGTCGACGAGGCCCATCATCTGGAATGGACGCCCGAAGGCGCCAGCCCGCGCTACCGCCTGGTCGAGGAACTGGCCTCGGCCACGCCGGGCGTGATCCTGCTCACCGCCACGCCGGAACAGCTAGGCCGCGCCGGGCACTTCGCCCGCCTGCGCCTGCTCGATCCGCAGCGTTATGCCGATCTGGACGCCTACCTCGCCGAATCGGCGGGCTATACCGCGCTCTCCGACGTCGCGAGCACGCTCGCCGCCGGCAAGCCACTGAATGCGGCACAGCGCGAGATGCTCGGCGGACGCTTCAAGGGCGACCGCGAACTCGCGGCCCTGCTCGCGCGCGACGACGCCGGTGACGAACTGCTCGCCGCGCTGATCGACCGCCACGGCACCGGCCGGGCCATGTTCCGCAACCGCCGCGCCGGCATTGGCGGATTCCCGCGGCGCATGCCCGAGATCCTCGCCATCGATCCGGCGACCCTCGACCCGGGCCGGCGCGAGGCGCTGCTCGCCGAATTCCGTTCGGACATCCAGCAGCCGCCGGCGGCGCTCGAATTCGACTACACGAACGATCCGCGCCTCGCCGCACTCATCGGCCTGCTCGACGCCCATCCGAACGACAAGTTCCTTCTGCTCTGCCGTAGCCAGGCCAAGGTGATGGCCATCGAGGACGCGCTGCGCACGAAGAGCGGCGTCGGCGTGGCGCGCTTCCATGAAGGCCTCGGCATCGTCCAGCGCGACCGCAACGCGGCCTTCTTTGCCCAGCCCGACGGTGCCCGTCTCCTGCTCTGCTCCGAGATCGGCTCGGAAGGACGCAACTTCCAGTTCGCCCATCGCCTGGTGATGTGGGATCTGCCGCTGGACCCGGACCTGCTGGAACAGCGCATCGGCCGCCTCGACCGCATCGGCCAGAAGCACGACATCGTCGTCCATGTGCCCGTGCTCGAACAGAGCGCGCAGCACGTGCTGGCCCGCTGGTACGACGAGGGCCTGGATGCGTTCCGTACCAGCCCCGCCGACGGGCGCGAGCTCCTGCGCCGCTTCGGCAGCCTGCTTGCCGGCCTCGCCGACGAACACGCGCGCGAGGACGACGACCGCGACCAGGAACTGGACGCCCTCATCGCGGAAACGCGCGGCGCGCATGAGGAGCTCTCCGCGCTGATCCACGCCGGTCGCGACCACCTGCTCGAACTCGCCGCCAGCCGCGATCCGCATGCGGGCGACCTCGCCGGCAGCTTCGCCGCCGAAGACGACGACCCGGTGCGCGACCTCTTCGTGCAGCGACTGTTCGAAACCTATGGCGTGCATGCGGAGGAACTCGCGCGCGGCATCGTGTTGCTCGATCCGCAATACCTGTCCACGGACGGCCTGCCCGGCTTCGCCGATGGCCCGGTCTCGGTGACGTTTTCCCGCGACATCGCGCTGGCCCGCGAAGACCTTCCCCTGCTCCGTCTCGACCACCCGATGGTGGCCGCGGCGATGGACCTCCTCGTCTCCGGCGAAGACGGCAACGCGGCGTTCCTCGTCGACGATGCCCTTCCCGTCCGCACGGCGCTCTTGCAGGCCGTATTCGTGCTCGAGATCGTCGCCGACCGCACGCTCGACGCGGGCCGCTTCCTTCCCGCCACGCCGCTGCTGCTCACGGTGGATACGAAGCTGGGCGAGCGCCCCCAGTTCCGCCCGAGCGATGTCGCGTTGCGCCGCGCCGCCGACCGCAACATCGAAGTGCCGCGTTATCGCAAGTTCCTGTCAAAGCTGGTGCCGCCGATGCTGGACCGCGCACAGGATCTCGCCGCGGCGCGCGCCGACGTGCTCAAGGCCGAGGCCATGGACGCCGCGCGCCGCGAGCTGGATGCGGAACATGCGCGCCTGGTCGCGCTGCACTCGGTGAATCCCTCGATCACCGACGAGGAGGTGGACGCCATCGCCGCCGAGCGCGACGCCCTGCTCGCCGCCATCCCGGAAGCGCGCGTGCGCCTGGATGCCGTGCGCTTCGTGGTGAGCCCGGATTTCCTGGCGCTGCGCTAGGGGCACCCGGATGCAGGAGCCGCTATAGCGGCTCCTGCAGAAGCGGGCCTAAGGGAACCTTGTGGGAGCCGGCTACGCCGGCGATCCCGCGGCAGCGGGCCAGCGTGCCGCGAGCACCCATCGCCGCTGAAGCGGCTCCTACAAAGACAGTTGCTACAGGGTCAGCGGTAGCTTGGTGGCCTCACGCCCCACGCCCAGAGCAGGCAAAGCCCTGCCACGAGGCCACCCAGGTGGGCGAAGTGCGCAATGCCGGACAGCGTACCGGTGACGCCGAAGATGAGCTCGGCAGCACCGTAGAGCGTGACGAACAGCCACGCGGGAAGGCCGATGGGGATCGGAATCAGGATCAGCTTCTCGCGCGGGAACAGCATCGCGAAAGCGCCGAGCAGGCCGAACACGGCACCGGACGCGCCGACCGTCGGATACATGCGCTCCGACTCGAAGAGGTAGACGACGACGAGCTGCGCGACCGCCGCCGCCACGAGACAGGTGAAGTAGTAGATCGTGAAGCGCTTCGCGCCCATCACGCGCTCGATCAGCCCGCCGAACATGTACAGCGCGTACATGTTGAGCAGGATGTGCATGATGTTGCCATGCATGAAGCCGTAGGTGACGACCTGCCAGATCCGGAAGCCGATGCCCGCGACATCGCCGCCACCAAGGTCCACGGCGACATCGTGGCCGTACGGCCACAAGGCGAACCAGCGCGTCAGCGCCAGCGTGTCCTGGTCGCGCAGGAAGTATTGCAGAGCGAACACGAGGATGTTCGCGATCAGGAGGTTCCGGGTGACCGGCGGCAGGTTCGTCGGCATCGTCTCGATATCAGTCAGTCAATGCCCAAGGGTGGCTGCGCCGGCGGTCCAATTCAAGCGTGCGTCGCGGCAGACGAACGGCCGAACGACAGCAGGAACAGTACCCCCGCCAGGGCGCCATAGGCCGCGACGAAGGGCCAGACCAGCGCCTGTGCCGCCGCATCCAGCGTCCACGGCAGGTAGACCGCGCCGATGGGCTCCACCGAATGGATCAGCCCGAAGGCCGTCAGCACGGCACCCAGCGCCACGATGCCGGCTGCCTTGCGCACCTGTCCATCGATCATCGCCACGACGAAGCTGGCCCAGACCATCGACGTGACGATGAAGCCGTTGCCCAGGATCACGATCACCGCCATGCTGGGGAGGCCATGGCTCGCATCGGCGTACAGCGCGGCGAAGCGCGCCGGATCCACGATCGTCGGATCGCCCAGCTTGATCGCGAGCATGCGCGCGATCGCGGGGAAGAAGGCGAAGACCACCGCGCCCGCATAACGCAGCGGTGTCGCCTCGAACGCCTGCGTGGTGATGCCGATCGACACGAACACGAGGATCGGCGCGAGCACCGCCACCGGCAGCAGTTCCACCAGGTTCGACAGGTACCCGAGCACGCCGCCCAGGCCGATCACGAGGCCCGTCGCCAGCGTGTAGCCCGTGCGCGCGCCCATCGCCTTGTACGCCGGCTGCCCGATGTACGGCGTGGTCTGCGCCACGCCGCCGCAGACGCCGGCCACCAGTGTCGCCAGGGCTTCCACAAGCAGGATGTCGCGTGTGGGGTAGTCGTCGCCGGCGGCGCGCGCACTCTCGGTCACGTTGATGCCACCGACGACCATCAGCAGGCCGAACGGCAGGATCAGCGGAAGATAGGGAACCGTCGCGGCAAGACCTTGCACGAAGCCCAGGTTAGGCCACGGGAAGCCCAGCCGCCATTGCCAGTGATCCGGCGCGTCATAGCCGCTGCCCAGCCATCCCATGGGCCCCAGCCCGTAGTAGAGCAGCACGCCGACCAGGAAGGCGCCGAGCACGCCCGGCACGCCGAAAGGCAGCCGGCGCTTCGCCACCAGGCCATAAAGCACGACGCCCAGCCCGGCGAAGCCCACCACCGGCACGCGCATGATCTCCACCAAGGGCAGAAAGCCCATCAGCACGAGCGCGATGCCGGCGATCGATCCGAGCAGGCCCGCGCGCGGCACCGAGCGCTGCACCCATGCGCCGAAGAACGAGAGCACGAACTTGAGGAGGCCCATGACGACCAGCGACGCCATGCCCAGCCGCCACGTGGCCTCGCCCGCGGCCGTCGCGTCCAGGCCCGCCTGCCGGTATGCCGCGAAGGCTGGCCCCAGTACCAGCAGGGCCATGCCGATGGTCGTCGGCGCATCGATGCCGAGCGGCATCGCGGTGACATCCGAACGGCCGGTGCGCGCCGCCAGCCGGTGGGCCATCCATGTATAGGCGAGGTTGCCCAACAGGACGCCGAGCGGCCGTGCCCGGGAACATCCGGCGAAAAACGATATCCGCCGGTATCCCGAAGAGACCCACCAGCGCGCTCGCCATGAAGGCCAGCAACGAAAGGTTGTCCACCACCAGCCCGAGGACACCGTTGAGGTCGCCACCGCCGAAGCGGCGTCGATGAGGAGATGAAGTCATTCCAAACCCTGTCTTTTCGGGACCCGACGTTGTCGGTAGGGCTAGCGTACCGCTGTCGCGGGGGCGACGGGTCCTCAAATACTCCCGCTCGTCCATGGTGCACAAAAAAAAGAGCCCGGCTTGCGCCGGGCTCTTTTCTGTTGCTACCGATCGTGCCTGGATTACTGCTGGACCTGCAGTTCCGTGCGACGGTTGCGAGCGCGGCCTTCGGCCGTGTCGTTCGTGTCGATCGGGTTGTTCTCGCCGTGGCCGATGGGGCCTTCCAGACGATCCGCGCCAATGCCGTGCGAGGTCAGGTAGTCGTACACGATCTTCGCACGACGCTCGGACAGGCCCTGGTTGTAGGCGTCCTTACCGACGCTATCCGTGTAACCGGCAACCGTGACCTTGACCTGCGGGTAACGCTGCAGGGTGTCGACAGCCTGGTCGAGGACGCCCAGCGATTCGCTGGTCGGCTCCTGCAGGGTCGGGCCGATGTTCGTCTCGCCCTTCTTCGGACGGTCGAACTTGAAGTTGACGCCGCGCAGGTCGATGACGACCTTCTGCGGGCAACCATCCGGGCCGACGATCGTGCCAGCCGGGGTGGCCGGGCACTTGTCGTCGCAATCGTTCACGCCGTCGCCGTCGGTATCGAGCGTCGAGCAGTCCGGAGCGGCCGGGGCCGGAGCAGCGGCCGGAGCCGGAGCAGCCGGCGGCTCGCCGAAGCGCGAAACGATCGAGAAGCCGAGGAACCAGTCGCCGTAGCCGTTCTCGCTATCGTTGGTCTTGTCGTCCCAGTCGTAACGGTAGCCGGCTTCGACACGGATGTCGGAGCTGTCGGTGATGGTCTTCGACACGCCGACGCCGAGCTGAGCGGCCGGGGACCAGCCGTTGTCCGACGGGTTGTGATGGTACGAACCCATCACGCCGGCGAGCAGGTACGGACGCCAGCTGTCCCACGCACCGGCGTAGAAGCGGGCGGCAACGCCGTAGCTGTTGTTCGACCAGTGGCCAGTGCCATCGTTGTCGCGCTTGGTGCGGTCGGCGAAGATGTCGATCGACGCGTTGTTGGAGATGAACTTGCCGAAGCCCAGGCCGTAGTAGACCTGGCGGCTGTTGGTGTTGCGGTCGGTGTCGTTGTAGTAGCCGCCGACGGTGGGGGCGATGTACCAGCGGCCGTCATAGCCGTTACCCGCCGTGTCGGCGGACTCCTGCGCGTGAACGGCACCCACGCCGCCCAGGGCCAACCCGATCAGCAAAAACAAGCCCTTACGTTTCATCGGTGTCTCCTCATTATTGGTATTCGCGTCCGCGCTCCACCCCAGACGGAAATCGCGCGTAGAACTCTTTGTCGAATCCGGGGACTTCGGCTGTCCCTCGCTTTGGTACCCCTTTAACGGGCGGCGGCAGTTTAGCAAAAATCAAACAATTGGGCACATGCCCAAAACCGCCGTTCATACTCGAGTCACGGCGATTATCAAGCCGTGAAGAGCGTCATGAACTCGTGAATGGGCATGGCGTCCAGCGTCTCCGGCGACGATGTGATCGCCAGCAGCTTCTCCACGCGCTCGGCGGGCCATTCGGCGCGCAGGGCGGATTCGAACTTCTTCAGCAGCACGGGAATGCCTTCGGCGCGGCGCTTGCGGTGACCGATCGGATAATCGATGGAAACCTTTTCGGTCGACGAACCGTCCTTGAAAAACACCTGGACCGAGTTGCCGATATAGCGTTTTTCGGCATCGAAGTAGTCCTTGGTGAACTGCGGGTTCTCCACCACGGTCATTTTGTCGCGCAGCGCGTCGATACGCGGATCGGCCGCCACCGAATCGTTGTAATCGTCGGCGGTCAGGCGGCCGAAGATCAGCGGCACGGCCACCATGTACTGGATGCAGTGGTCGCGGTCGGCATAGTTGGCCAGCGGACCGGTCTTGTCGATGATGCGGCAACCGGCTTCCTGGGTTTCGATCACCACCTTCTCCACCTCGTCGAGGCGGCCGCTCACCTGGGCGTGCAGCGCCATGGCGCACTCCACGGCGGTCTGGGCATGGAACTCGGCCGGGAAGCTGATCTTGAACAGCACGTTCTCCA
Coding sequences:
- a CDS encoding catecholate siderophore receptor Fiu — encoded protein: MAFITSRKHGAPAARTVGTAVLLALAHGATAAEVPVDVPAPPQQAKVNDAQALPGMKVEADRSSDYRVDKVSSPKFTQSLLDTTQTIQVIGKQLIQQQGATTLTEALRNSPGVGTFFVGENGSTNTGDSIYMRGFDTSGSIFVDGVRDLGTVSRDVFNIEQVEVTKGPDGTEYGRTAPTGAVNLVTKQPVLGNGVSGSVQFGSGQRRRATADWNQSMGNDAAFRLNVMGQESGVYGRDQVETNRWGIAPSLAFGLGTPTRVYLDYLHIKQNNVPDGGVPTIGLPGYTSPDSRTFLDHARKVDQDNFYGTSQDHDHVTQDMFTVIVEHDVSDTLTLHNTSRWGRTTQDYLLTSFLGSAANLRTPDPADPFAWTIARSNPTFKHQSNRIATNQTNLTASIGSGAVTQDISTGIELTQERARTIGLGALGGSTWPAANLYRPYSNVGGLHYGETGATSQGKTTTAAAYFFDTVKFGEHWKVNAGVRVDHYKTEFDSLVVCGGRSGPACGTLPAGSVLPGVDAKKSDNLVNYKVGVLYKPAANGSIYANVAQSQEPPGGNTLTLSSSANSADNPRFDPQKARTAEVGTKWDLLGEKLLLTAALYRTTVTNELVQDPTDLLYYQVGKKRVQGVEISALGKLTDDWAVSAGFTTMDATVEKGAGVTANGSDDLAYTPKRAFTAWTTYHLPFDLTIGGGARYSGELQRGTDGAVGTPAYTKAYWVFDAMASYPINRHVDVQLNVYNLFGKTYVAAINKSGYRYTPGTPRSAMLTANVRF
- a CDS encoding Fe2+-dependent dioxygenase, which gives rise to MLMHVPEVLSKEQVAGMRASMESAEWTDGRQTVGPQGALVKRNLQLPEGSALRRELGALVVAALGRHPLYHAAVLPLRTLSPRFNRYEGGGEYGFHIDGAVMATADADTHVRSDVSCTLFLSEPEEYDGGELIVSDTYGEHEVKLPAGDAIVYPSSSLHRVAAVTRGARIASFFWVQSMVRDDGARRLLLEMDTAIRTLSADGADQASILQLTGVYHNLLRRWAET
- a CDS encoding DUF4879 domain-containing protein, whose protein sequence is MKTLSIAAAAIAATLLCDFAQANNLSSVYVYSVDSTQGGTETLSPWASSTSRNHGGARMHITTEEIGYGNNAQARLLGFNLREIQTQPLCNVRGYARPCNGRGTIVGYRRTWDASGRDGGNFDYMVIPNGVGGVRRVNLQVK
- the rapA gene encoding RNA polymerase-associated protein RapA; amino-acid sequence: MFQPGQRWISTAEPELGLGTILRVEGRSVQVLFAKSGVLRPYATDSAPLIRAEFRAGQRVSGKGIAFLVERIEEREGLFVYRGEGRELEEGQLDDEQALSQADDRLIGGRTDPNDRFDLRLEALSRRADARRSAAWGLESARIGLVPHQLRVAGIASARRPPRVLLADEVGLGKTIEAGMILARQLATGRAGRVLVLLPETLVYQWFVELLRRFNLSFAIFDEERCEAIEQANDGRNPFEDEQLVIADFAFLESSPKRAGQLAEAGWDLIVVDEAHHLEWTPEGASPRYRLVEELASATPGVILLTATPEQLGRAGHFARLRLLDPQRYADLDAYLAESAGYTALSDVASTLAAGKPLNAAQREMLGGRFKGDRELAALLARDDAGDELLAALIDRHGTGRAMFRNRRAGIGGFPRRMPEILAIDPATLDPGRREALLAEFRSDIQQPPAALEFDYTNDPRLAALIGLLDAHPNDKFLLLCRSQAKVMAIEDALRTKSGVGVARFHEGLGIVQRDRNAAFFAQPDGARLLLCSEIGSEGRNFQFAHRLVMWDLPLDPDLLEQRIGRLDRIGQKHDIVVHVPVLEQSAQHVLARWYDEGLDAFRTSPADGRELLRRFGSLLAGLADEHAREDDDRDQELDALIAETRGAHEELSALIHAGRDHLLELAASRDPHAGDLAGSFAAEDDDPVRDLFVQRLFETYGVHAEELARGIVLLDPQYLSTDGLPGFADGPVSVTFSRDIALAREDLPLLRLDHPMVAAAMDLLVSGEDGNAAFLVDDALPVRTALLQAVFVLEIVADRTLDAGRFLPATPLLLTVDTKLGERPQFRPSDVALRRAADRNIEVPRYRKFLSKLVPPMLDRAQDLAAARADVLKAEAMDAARRELDAEHARLVALHSVNPSITDEEVDAIAAERDALLAAIPEARVRLDAVRFVVSPDFLALR
- a CDS encoding rhomboid family intramembrane serine protease; translated protein: MPTNLPPVTRNLLIANILVFALQYFLRDQDTLALTRWFALWPYGHDVAVDLGGGDVAGIGFRIWQVVTYGFMHGNIMHILLNMYALYMFGGLIERVMGAKRFTIYYFTCLVAAAVAQLVVVYLFESERMYPTVGASGAVFGLLGAFAMLFPREKLILIPIPIGLPAWLFVTLYGAAELIFGVTGTLSGIAHFAHLGGLVAGLCLLWAWGVRPPSYR
- a CDS encoding OmpA family protein, which codes for MKRKGLFLLIGLALGGVGAVHAQESADTAGNGYDGRWYIAPTVGGYYNDTDRNTNSRQVYYGLGFGKFISNNASIDIFADRTKRDNDGTGHWSNNSYGVAARFYAGAWDSWRPYLLAGVMGSYHHNPSDNGWSPAAQLGVGVSKTITDSSDIRVEAGYRYDWDDKTNDSENGYGDWFLGFSIVSRFGEPPAAPAPAAAPAPAAPDCSTLDTDGDGVNDCDDKCPATPAGTIVGPDGCPQKVVIDLRGVNFKFDRPKKGETNIGPTLQEPTSESLGVLDQAVDTLQRYPQVKVTVAGYTDSVGKDAYNQGLSERRAKIVYDYLTSHGIGADRLEGPIGHGENNPIDTNDTAEGRARNRRTELQVQQ